CGACAACGCCTTGAATGCGCGCCTGTTTCGCGGCGCCCGGGCGCCTGTGCCCTACACGACCGTCGTGGCGTTCGACAACGGCTCGGAGACGGTGTTCGTGTGGACCCATGGAACGCGAGTGTACGGCCCATGAACCTCAACCAGGTGACGCTCCCGGCGGTGGACCTCGCGGCGTCCGTCGCGTTCTATCGCACGCTCGGCTTTCGGCTGATCGTCGACACGCCGCACTACGCCCGCTTCGAGTGCCCGGACGGCGGCGCCACGTTCTCGCTGCACGTGGTGGATGCCATGCCGGCGGATTCGGGCATTCTCGTGTACTTCGAGCACGAGGCGCTGGACGAGCTCGTCGCAGACCTCAAGGAT
This Longimicrobium sp. DNA region includes the following protein-coding sequences:
- a CDS encoding VOC family protein encodes the protein MNLNQVTLPAVDLAASVAFYRTLGFRLIVDTPHYARFECPDGGATFSLHVVDAMPADSGILVYFEHEALDELVADLKDKGVVFTHEPADQRWLWREARLRDPAGNALCLYWAGENRRNPPWRVANP